From a single Glycine soja cultivar W05 chromosome 19, ASM419377v2, whole genome shotgun sequence genomic region:
- the LOC114399973 gene encoding pentatricopeptide repeat-containing protein At5g02830, chloroplastic isoform X2, giving the protein MRDFVILGSSVVTPFSSSSTPHHQHRHPIKPPHKPSLPKLAPFSSNWNISCALQAPLALSHCADSKLVQEFEVVFEDFIDSGVVDAELLAKVVLLGIRGKKVRSVIHALNKVQGRRISLSTHLNGSDIIAKECCRLVTCSHVEEAVELMEVLARFQISIRELVQPSDIIKRCVLSRNPILAVRYACLLPHAHILFCNIISEFGKRRDLVSALKAYEASKKHLNTPNMYIYRATIDTCGLCRDYMKSRYIYEDLLNQKITPNIYVFNSLMNVNSHDLSYTLNLYQNMQNLGLKPDMTSYNILLKACCVAGRVDLAQDIYRELKHLESVGQLKLDVFTYSTIIKVFADVKLWQMALKIKQDMLSAGVSLNIVAWSSLINACAHAGLVEQAIQLFEEMLLAGCEPNTQCFNIILNACVEAYQYDRAFRFFHSWKGKKMLGSSGEGYNSNIGQGHMHDVTSIPNGISNSHILNFAERFPFTPTTTTYNILLKACGTDYYHAKALIKEMETVGLSPNQISWSILIDICGASSNVEGAIEILKTMGDAGIKPDVIAYTTAIKVCVESKNFMQALTLYEEMKCYQIRPNWVTYNTLLKARSKYGFLHEVQQCLAIYQDMRKAGYKPNDYYLEELIEEWCEGVIQNNREKQGEFSSSNKSESERPQSLLLEKIAAHLLKRVADILAIDVQGLTKVEARLVVLAVLRMIKENYGLGHSVNDDILIIIGATKVDENPSKHILEVQEAIIKLLRNELGLEVFPAKTRLALSDTANLEYPNFSNLSIEAQPGENALGFQTRRPGVLVRLKVTKKSLYRWLHRK; this is encoded by the exons ATGAGAGATTTCGTGATCCTTGGCTCCTCCGTTGTAactcccttttcttcttcttcaacacCGCATCATCAACATCGTCACCCCATCAAACCACCCCACAAGCCTTCTCTCCCAAAGCTCGCTCCTTTTTCTTCCAATTGGAACATTTCCTGCGCCCTCCAAGCCCCACTCGCTCTCAGCCACTGCGCTGATTCAAAGCTCGTTCAGGAATTTGAAGTGGTTTTTGAGGACTTTATTGATTCTGGGGTGGTCGATGCTGAGCTTCTGGCCAAGGTGGTTCTGTTGGGAATTCGAGGGAAGAAGGTTCGGAGTGTGATTCACGCCCTCAACAAAGTTCAGGGTCGAAGAATTTCTTTGTCTACTCATCTTAATGGCTCTGATATCATTGCAAAGGAGTGTTGCCGCTTGGTCACGTGCAGCCACGTTGAGGAGGCTGTTGAACTCATGGAGGTTCTCGcac GTTTCCAGATATCAATCAGGGAACTTGTTCAGCCGTCTGACATAATTAAACGATGTGTTCTTAGTCGGAACCCAATTTTAGCTGTGAg GTATGCATGTCTTCTTCCCCATGCACATATATTGTTCTGCAATATTATTTCAGAATTTGGCAAAAGGAGGGATTTAGTTTCTGCTTTGAAAGCGTATGAGGCGTCGAAGAAACACTTGAATACTCCCAATATGTACATATATCGGGCAACAATTGACACTTGTGGTTTATGTCGTGATTACATGAAATCTAGGTACATATATGAG GATTTGCTTAATCAAAAGATCACTCCAAATATATATGTGTTCAACAGTCTCATGAATGTGAATTCCCATGATCTTAGCTACACGTTAAATCTATATCAAAATATGCAG AATCTCGGTTTAAAACCAGATATGACATCTTATAACATCCTACTGAAAGCATGCTGTGTTGCTGGAAGAGTTGATCTGGCTCAAGACATTTATAGGGAACTTAAGCATTTGGAATCAGTGGGACAGCTAAAATTAGATGTCTTTACCTACAGCACAATTATAAAG GTCTTTGCAGATGTAAAGTTGTGGCAGATGGCTCTAAAAATCAAGCAAGACATGCTGTCTGCTGGTGTTTCTCTTAATATTGTTGCATGGTCATCATTAATCAATGCCTGCGCACATGCAGGGCTTGTAGAGCAGGCAATTCAGTTATTTGAAGAAATGCTTTTGGCAGGCTGTGAACCTAATACGCAGTGTTTTAACATCATTCTAAATGCATGTGTTGAAGCTTACCAATATGACAGGGCTTTTCGCTTTTTCCATTCTTGGAAGGGAAAAAAGATGTTGGGGTCATCTGGTGAAGGCTACAATAGCAATATAGGGCAGGGACACATGCATGATGTTACTTCTATTCCAAATGGCATTTCTAATTCACACATCTTGAATTTTGCTGAGAGGTTCCCTTTCACACCAACTACAACAACATACAATATCTTGCTGAAGGCCTGTGGTACTGATTATTACCATGCAAAAGCATTAATCAAAGAGATGGAAACAGTAGGTCTTTCCCCTAATCAGATAAGCTGGTCAATTTTGATAGATAtatgtggagcatcatcaaatGTGGAGGGTGCCATTGag ATTTTGAAAACCATGGGTGATGCTGGAATTAAACCTGATGTTATTGCATATACAACAGCCATTAAG GTTTGTGTTGAAAGTAAGAATTTTATGCAAGCATTAACATTATAtgaagaaatgaaatgctaccAGATACGTCCAAATTGG GTGACATATAACACACTTCTGAAGGCACGCAGTAAATATGGCTTCCTACATGAGGTGCAACAATGCCTGGCTATATACCAGGATATGCGAAAGGCAGG GTACAAACCCAATGACTACTATCTAGAAGAACTGATTGAGGAGTGGTGTGAAGGAGTAATACAAAATAACAGAGAGAAGCAAGGAGAATTTTCTTCCAGCAATAAATCTGAATCAGAGAGACCCCAAAGTTTACTTCTTGAAAAAATTGCAGCTCACCTTCTAAAGAGGGTGGCTGATATCCTAGCTATTGATGTTCAAGGGCTCACAAAG GTTGAAGCTCGTTTGGTTGTTCTTGCAGTTCTTCGAATGATCAAAGAGAATTACGGTTTAG GACATTCTGTAAATGATGATATCTTGATCATCATAGGAGCTACTAAAGTAGACGAAAATCCATCCAAACACATATTAGAAGTGCAAGAGGCAATAATAAAACTTCTTAGGAATGAGTTGGGGCTTGAAGTTTTTCCAGCCAAAACCAGATTAGCACTAAGTGACACAGCAAATTTAGAGTACCCCAACTTTTCTAATCTGAGCATAGAAGCACAACCTGGAGAGAATGCATTGGGGTTTCAGACAAGGAGGCCTGGAGTTCTAGTAAGGTTGAAGGTCACCAAAAAATCATTATACCGTTGGTTGCACAGGAAGTAA
- the LOC114399973 gene encoding pentatricopeptide repeat-containing protein At5g02830, chloroplastic isoform X1 — protein sequence MRDFVILGSSVVTPFSSSSTPHHQHRHPIKPPHKPSLPKLAPFSSNWNISCALQAPLALSHCADSKLVQEFEVVFEDFIDSGVVDAELLAKVVLLGIRGKKVRSVIHALNKVQGRRISLSTHLNGSDIIAKECCRLVTCSHVEEAVELMEVLARFQISIRELVQPSDIIKRCVLSRNPILAVSMTSFRYACLLPHAHILFCNIISEFGKRRDLVSALKAYEASKKHLNTPNMYIYRATIDTCGLCRDYMKSRYIYEDLLNQKITPNIYVFNSLMNVNSHDLSYTLNLYQNMQNLGLKPDMTSYNILLKACCVAGRVDLAQDIYRELKHLESVGQLKLDVFTYSTIIKVFADVKLWQMALKIKQDMLSAGVSLNIVAWSSLINACAHAGLVEQAIQLFEEMLLAGCEPNTQCFNIILNACVEAYQYDRAFRFFHSWKGKKMLGSSGEGYNSNIGQGHMHDVTSIPNGISNSHILNFAERFPFTPTTTTYNILLKACGTDYYHAKALIKEMETVGLSPNQISWSILIDICGASSNVEGAIEILKTMGDAGIKPDVIAYTTAIKVCVESKNFMQALTLYEEMKCYQIRPNWVTYNTLLKARSKYGFLHEVQQCLAIYQDMRKAGYKPNDYYLEELIEEWCEGVIQNNREKQGEFSSSNKSESERPQSLLLEKIAAHLLKRVADILAIDVQGLTKVEARLVVLAVLRMIKENYGLGHSVNDDILIIIGATKVDENPSKHILEVQEAIIKLLRNELGLEVFPAKTRLALSDTANLEYPNFSNLSIEAQPGENALGFQTRRPGVLVRLKVTKKSLYRWLHRK from the exons ATGAGAGATTTCGTGATCCTTGGCTCCTCCGTTGTAactcccttttcttcttcttcaacacCGCATCATCAACATCGTCACCCCATCAAACCACCCCACAAGCCTTCTCTCCCAAAGCTCGCTCCTTTTTCTTCCAATTGGAACATTTCCTGCGCCCTCCAAGCCCCACTCGCTCTCAGCCACTGCGCTGATTCAAAGCTCGTTCAGGAATTTGAAGTGGTTTTTGAGGACTTTATTGATTCTGGGGTGGTCGATGCTGAGCTTCTGGCCAAGGTGGTTCTGTTGGGAATTCGAGGGAAGAAGGTTCGGAGTGTGATTCACGCCCTCAACAAAGTTCAGGGTCGAAGAATTTCTTTGTCTACTCATCTTAATGGCTCTGATATCATTGCAAAGGAGTGTTGCCGCTTGGTCACGTGCAGCCACGTTGAGGAGGCTGTTGAACTCATGGAGGTTCTCGcac GTTTCCAGATATCAATCAGGGAACTTGTTCAGCCGTCTGACATAATTAAACGATGTGTTCTTAGTCGGAACCCAATTTTAGCTGTGAg TATGACATCTTTCAGGTATGCATGTCTTCTTCCCCATGCACATATATTGTTCTGCAATATTATTTCAGAATTTGGCAAAAGGAGGGATTTAGTTTCTGCTTTGAAAGCGTATGAGGCGTCGAAGAAACACTTGAATACTCCCAATATGTACATATATCGGGCAACAATTGACACTTGTGGTTTATGTCGTGATTACATGAAATCTAGGTACATATATGAG GATTTGCTTAATCAAAAGATCACTCCAAATATATATGTGTTCAACAGTCTCATGAATGTGAATTCCCATGATCTTAGCTACACGTTAAATCTATATCAAAATATGCAG AATCTCGGTTTAAAACCAGATATGACATCTTATAACATCCTACTGAAAGCATGCTGTGTTGCTGGAAGAGTTGATCTGGCTCAAGACATTTATAGGGAACTTAAGCATTTGGAATCAGTGGGACAGCTAAAATTAGATGTCTTTACCTACAGCACAATTATAAAG GTCTTTGCAGATGTAAAGTTGTGGCAGATGGCTCTAAAAATCAAGCAAGACATGCTGTCTGCTGGTGTTTCTCTTAATATTGTTGCATGGTCATCATTAATCAATGCCTGCGCACATGCAGGGCTTGTAGAGCAGGCAATTCAGTTATTTGAAGAAATGCTTTTGGCAGGCTGTGAACCTAATACGCAGTGTTTTAACATCATTCTAAATGCATGTGTTGAAGCTTACCAATATGACAGGGCTTTTCGCTTTTTCCATTCTTGGAAGGGAAAAAAGATGTTGGGGTCATCTGGTGAAGGCTACAATAGCAATATAGGGCAGGGACACATGCATGATGTTACTTCTATTCCAAATGGCATTTCTAATTCACACATCTTGAATTTTGCTGAGAGGTTCCCTTTCACACCAACTACAACAACATACAATATCTTGCTGAAGGCCTGTGGTACTGATTATTACCATGCAAAAGCATTAATCAAAGAGATGGAAACAGTAGGTCTTTCCCCTAATCAGATAAGCTGGTCAATTTTGATAGATAtatgtggagcatcatcaaatGTGGAGGGTGCCATTGag ATTTTGAAAACCATGGGTGATGCTGGAATTAAACCTGATGTTATTGCATATACAACAGCCATTAAG GTTTGTGTTGAAAGTAAGAATTTTATGCAAGCATTAACATTATAtgaagaaatgaaatgctaccAGATACGTCCAAATTGG GTGACATATAACACACTTCTGAAGGCACGCAGTAAATATGGCTTCCTACATGAGGTGCAACAATGCCTGGCTATATACCAGGATATGCGAAAGGCAGG GTACAAACCCAATGACTACTATCTAGAAGAACTGATTGAGGAGTGGTGTGAAGGAGTAATACAAAATAACAGAGAGAAGCAAGGAGAATTTTCTTCCAGCAATAAATCTGAATCAGAGAGACCCCAAAGTTTACTTCTTGAAAAAATTGCAGCTCACCTTCTAAAGAGGGTGGCTGATATCCTAGCTATTGATGTTCAAGGGCTCACAAAG GTTGAAGCTCGTTTGGTTGTTCTTGCAGTTCTTCGAATGATCAAAGAGAATTACGGTTTAG GACATTCTGTAAATGATGATATCTTGATCATCATAGGAGCTACTAAAGTAGACGAAAATCCATCCAAACACATATTAGAAGTGCAAGAGGCAATAATAAAACTTCTTAGGAATGAGTTGGGGCTTGAAGTTTTTCCAGCCAAAACCAGATTAGCACTAAGTGACACAGCAAATTTAGAGTACCCCAACTTTTCTAATCTGAGCATAGAAGCACAACCTGGAGAGAATGCATTGGGGTTTCAGACAAGGAGGCCTGGAGTTCTAGTAAGGTTGAAGGTCACCAAAAAATCATTATACCGTTGGTTGCACAGGAAGTAA